Below is a window of Nitrospinota bacterium DNA.
AATCAAAATCTTTCAAAGAGTGAAAAAATGACTTATTCGGGGAAAAATTACATTATAAATACTGTTGATTTATCAGAAGACGGTGATTTAGTAGCATTTACAAGAGAAAAAAGTCTGATTGAAATAAACGAAAAACATAAACTCTATACAAAGTCCTCAAAAAATGGCTATTTAGATAGTTTGGTAAGAGACATTGCTTTTACAGAAATTGCAAATGATTATAGCGATGGTAACTTAATTATTTTTAACCAAGTCTTTAATGAAATAGCTAGAATATCTGCTCAGATATTTTCTTAATATTAAGTAATACAATATGATTGAAGATAAAGAAGATCTTTTAACGAAGTCTTTCATAAAAGGTTTTATCGAACAAAAGTTTATCCATCATTTTCCTTCTCTTGTAAATTATTCTCAAGATAAATTATTTAGAAAAATAATAATGTATGTTTCAGACTTATATATAGAGAACAGGTCTCTTGAGAATACTGCTAAAAGGTTAGAGATTGAACCAAGATTGTTGAGAGACTTTTTATTGAAGGCCGATAATTTAAATGTGATTAATTATAAATATTTAAAATACAAATCTAAGAAGAAAGATTCTAATTTAGAACTATTTGATAAAGATTACAGCATAAAAAAATTAGATAATATAAAGCTGAACTATGAATATTGGAGAAAAGAAGAAACAAAACGGATTGTAAAACTTTTAAAGAAAAGTTATTCAATTAAAGATGTTGCAAAATCAATGAATATGTCTTTTATGACTATAAGGAATATGTTATTTGCAGAATACAAATGTAATAATATTACTCAACTTAGAAAGAAATTAAAAATTAAAAGACCTCTCTCACAAAAAAAAATAGAAAAGTTAAAGAAAGTAAAGAAACTTTATGACAAACTCCATACACTACAGAAGACAGCAAATGCTTTGGGTATTACTAGAGAAAGAGTAAGACAGTTGCTTAGAGATGGGGAAAAATATGGTATTTTTAAATATGAAATATTTAGAGAAAAAAAGTTTGAGGAACTACTACAAATTTATAATAGAGATTACTTAGTTAGAGAGATAAAAACGACTATTAGTCCATCTAAAATATGCTTGAGATTAGGTATAACAGAAAGAGAATATTATAACTTATTAGAATATTATAATATAGATTCAAAAGAATATCGTAGATTAGCAAGAATGGGAAAATGGGTAGAGAAATATACTCAAATAGTTGATACTTTAGGACATCATCCTAGCACTTATGAAATGAGCACAAGAAAAGATTGGAAAACCGTTTGGTCTAAAATTACTAAATATTGGGGAAATATCGATAATTTTAGAAAAGAATTTGGAATTGAGAAGCCAAAACATAAAATTCATCCCAATACAAGACAGGCCTGGAAGAATATGATTGAGAGAAAAAAAGAAATTAAAAGGGAGAATAAAAGAAAAATGCTTGATATTATAAAGGAAGATGGTCCTATTGGTTCTAAATCTATTATGAATAAATTTGGATTTAAACGTGCCAACGTTTTAATATATATAAATGAATTATTAGAAGAAAATTTAATTACAAGAATAGGTAGTAATGTAAGCACTAAATATATAGCAAATTAAATTTTATGAATAACACAAATAGATTTTAGTTAGAATCAAATTATAAAAGAGATAAAAAATATTTATAAATTGTATATAATAATAAATATTGTTTAATTTAAATTGAGGGTTAAATTATGGAAAGAAAGGATAACAAATGAGTATTGAGAAGAAAAAATTTAATAATTCAGAAAAAGCAATTAGATTTTTGGAAAATTTAGCATTTAGCAATGATAATTATATCTTTCGAGGACATCCAAGTAGTAAATATAGGCTACAAACTACTTATTATCGGCATACTTTAAAATATTATAGTGAAGAATATAGAACTACTATTAATATTGATTTTGACATAAATACAATAATTGACAAGTTTAGAACTGGTCTTGTAAGAAACGATATACCAATTCCTTTTGATGAGGTAGAGTTTAGAGAGAATCAAGATTGGCTTGAATATGCCCGTCATTATGGAGTCCCTATTCCTTGTCTTGATTTTACATACTCCCCATACATAGCCTTATTCTTTGCTTTTAATGAATTACATATATCTCACAAAGAAAAAGGCATAGAAAAGTATGTGGTTGTATATGCTTTAAATTTAAATTCACTTTCTTTTTGGTGGTGTAAATTAGACCTTGAAAAATTGAAGAGAAGGTTAAATAAAGAGTCAAAAGAGTTAACAAAAAAAGATTATGATAGAAATTTAAGAGATTGCTTAAATGCGTTTTTAAATCCTAATCTTGAAAGAAAGTTGGGTCACCGTTTTCCTGAGAATGAAATAATATTTATTCCTTATCCAAGTAGATATAACAAAAGAATGCAGAAACAGGCAGGAGCGCTGTTATATGATACCTTAAATCACAAAAGTTATGATTGTGAAGACTTAGAAGGAGTTTTAGAAAACATAAAAGAAACACCTGAAGTTTTACCAGATCGTTCTGAAAAGATATCTAACACTTTAACAAAAATATTCATAAATAAGAAATGTGCTAAAGATGTATTTCAGAGGTTAGAATTAATGGAAATAAATGGAGGAAAATTATTTCAGGATGAAAATGGAGTAAGGATGGACGTAGTTAATACATTTCACTATAGCCCCAAAACAAGCTATTTAAGAGATATTTCTCTCTATAAATATTAAGACCTTAAAAAAATTATATTACTAATTAATTTAATAGAATTATGGTCTTTTCTGAGAATATAAAAAAGGAAGTAAGAGAAAAATCAGCTTTTCAGTGCTGTATTTGTCAATCTGTAATACCAGATGTTCATCATATTATTCCTCAAGAAGAGGGGGGTTCTGATACAATAGACAATGCAGCTCCTTTATGTCCAAATTGTCATAGGCAACTTGGTAATAATCCTGATCATAGAAAAGTGATTATTCAAGCAAGAGACTGGTGGTATAAGGTTTGCGAGAAAAGGTTTTCGAATGATAGCGAAACTTTTGAAATGATTAGAGAGATCCATAAAATGCTTCAAAATGTTCAACTTACCAATACAGAGCTGGATGATTTAAAAAAGATATTGAAAGATATGAATGATAAAAATATTGACAATTTAACGGATAAAACAAAATTTGTAACAGCATCAAAAGTAGTTAAAGCATCAACCTGGTCTCAAGAAGAATCCGATGATGATTTTACATATTCAACTTATTGTAAACGATGTGGCTATCAAGCTTTTGGATGGAGACATCGTTCTGAAAAATGCCCAGATTGCGGCAACATTATTGAATAATTCATTTTGAATAAATTATTCAACTCTTTTCGTTGATTCCCAAAAATTAGAAATTTAAAATTATATTTGACAGTATAATTTAATTAGGTATTAACTTCTCTTTCCACCCTTTTGCTTTTTAGGGATTTTTCCAGAGAATGAGGAGAAAGAGGGAGGGTGTTTGAACGAAGAGAGTTTCCTTCCTCGCCGAATGAACGCAGAAAAATTCCGTAAAGAAAAGCAACGGGGCACCCTTCTTTAGTTACCTTTCTTGGGTGTGCAAGAAAGGTAAAAAGGATTTGCTTTTACCCCTCCTTTCGCCTATCCTTAAAAAATCATGAATAAAAAGCCGATTATCATATTTGACGGGATATGCAAGCTCTGTAATTTCGCTATCGATTTTATCCTTAAGAGAGATCAAAAAAAGGTCTTTATTTTTTTACCCAACCAAGTTATGGCAGGTAAAAAGATTCTTGAGAGATTCGAAATAAAAGATTTGGAAGTAAAGTCCGTCTATCTTATTGAAGATAATGAGATTTATCATCAGTCCACTGCCATTTTGCGTATCTTGAAAAGGCTCTCCTTCCCGTGGAATTTAGGCTATGTCTTTATTGTTATTCCAAGACCGATTCGAGATTTTATTTACAATATCATAGCCAAAAATCGATACCAATGGTTCGGAAAGAGGGATGTCTGTAGAGTTTTAAGCGAAGAGGAAAAAGGTCGTTTTCTCCTCTAAAACCCTTTTTGAATTTCAAATCAATGTTATCTATCAATGTTAATCTTTGACACTTCTTAAGTTTGATAATAACCTTTATTATAATAACAGCAGAAAATTTTGTATTTTTCTGGAATATTTGAGAGTTTTTTGATAATAATTTTAATAATAAGCAAAGGAGAAACCAATGGGAAGGATATTTAATGATATAACAGAGACCATTGGAAGAACACCTCTGGTCAGGTTAAACAGGATAACCAAAGATATAGAAGCAACAATCGTGGCAAAGCTTGAGTTCTTTAACCCCTTACACAGCGTAAAGGATAGAATCGGTGTCAGCATGATTGAGAGGGCTGAGCGGGATGGATACATCAATAAGGATACGGTTATTATTGAACCGACGAGCGGAAACACAGGAGTGGCTCTTGCCTTTGTGGCTGCTGCCAAGGGATACAGACTCATTTTAACCATGCCTGAGACCATGACCATTGAGAGAAGAAAGATCCTGAGGGCACTTGGAGCAGAGCTTGTTCTAACCCCTGGTCCAGAGGGTATGCCAGGCGCAATAAAAAAGGCTGAAGAGCTTCAAAAGGAGTATCCTCATTCATTTATGCCCCAGCAGTTCAAAAATCCAGCCAATCCTGAAATTCACAGAAAAACCACAGCAGAAGAGATATGGAATGATACAGATGGGAAGGTGGATATTTTCGTATCAGGGGTTGGGACAGGGGGAACCATTACAGGGGTTTCTGAGGTAATAAAGAAGAGAAAACCGTCTTTTAAGGCAATTGCAGTGGAACCAGAGGCCTCACCCGTCCTCTCAGGCGGAAAGCCTTCTCCCCATAAGATTCAGGGTATTGGTGCGGGTTTTGTTCCTGATGTCCTAAACAGGGATATGATTGATGAGATCATTCAGGTGAGCAATGACAATGCCTTTGAAATGGCAAAGAGGCTTGCAAAGGAAGAGGGTATCTTTGCAGGAATCTCCTCAGGCGCTATTTTATGGGCTGCACTGGAAGTGGCAAAGCGAGGGGAGAATAAAGGAAAACTAATTGTTTTTGTTGTCTGCGATACAGGGGAGAGATATCTGAGTACTCCAATAGCAGAGGAAGCTTAAGTCATATGGACCTTAAAGATAAGGTAGCTTTGATAACAGGAAGCTCCAGGGGATTGGGTAAAGGGGTTGCGCTTGCCCTATCAAGGGAAGGTACTAAGGTGGTTATCAATTACCACAGGGATGATGGCCCTGCAAAGGGTGTTGTTGAAAAGATAAAAAGGGATGGGGGAGAGGCAATCTCCATAAAGGCAAACGTTACCAGACCAGAAGAGGTGGAGAGGCTGATATCGGAAATAAAATCAAAGTATGGAAGGCTCGATATCCTTATCAATAATGTCGGGCACTTTTTATTCAAAAAGGTCACGGATTTAAGCATAGATGAGTGGAAAAGTTCACTCGAGAGCAATCTCAACAGCGTCTTTTACTGCACGAAATACGCCCTCCCATTGATGGTGGAAGGTGGATGGGGGAGGATTATCAATATCGCCTTTGCAAGGGGAGATTTGATCTATGCAAAGCCAATGACAACCCCCTATGCCATTGCAAAGGCAGGGGTTATTCTCTTTACCAAATCAATAGCAAAGGAGGTTTTTGATAAGGGGATAACGGTGAATGTGATCTCACCAGGCACAATTGACAAGAGAGAAAAGGAAGGGGATAAGCTGGAGAATATTCCAAAAGACCTCTCTCCTGATAGCCTTGTTAAACCTTCGGAAATTGCTGAAACCATACTTTTTCTCATTTCAGATAAGGCCTCAAAGATAACAGGGGCAAATATTACAGTGAGTGGTAGTTGGAATCTATAAATAGAGGAGTAAGAGGAATGTATAAAAAAGATACCTTTGATAATAGGCTTCGGTTTATTACGATTCCCATGAAAAATACCAGTGCGGTTACTGTCCTCATCTTTGTTGGGGCTGGATCGAGGTATGAAAACAGGAGGACAAGCGGTCTCTCACACTTTTTAGAGCATATGTTTTTTAAGGGAGGGAAGAAGTATCCTGACACAAAGGCGGTTTCAGAGGTCATTGATTCTGTCGGGGGTGATTTTAATGCCTTTACCAGCAAGGAATTTGTCGGATATTACGTGAAGGTTGCTTCAAAGCATATTGACCTGGCAATGGATGTCCTTTCAGATATGTTGATCGAGGCCAAGTTTGAGGCAAACGAGGTGGAGAAGGAGGGGGGGGTAATTATAGAAGAACTCAATATGTATCAGGATATGCCCGTCTACCTTGTTGGAAACGATTATGAGAGGCTTATTTTTGGAGACCAGCCCCTGGGATGGGATGTTATAGGAAGGGTAGAATCTATAAAAGGACTCAAAAGGGAAGATTTCCTGCAATATAAGAAGGACCTTTATACCCCTGATAACATTGTGTTAACGATTGCCGGGGATTTTAAATATGATGAGCTAAAGAAGAAGGTAGAGAGATACTTTAAGTTTAAAGATGGAAAAAAGAGCTATAGTTTTGAGAAGTTTGATAAGGAGAAAATAGGGGGCAGGGTATTTTTGAGGAAAAAGGATACAGAGCAGGTTCATCTCATATTGGGTGTAGAGAGCTATCCCCTAGACCACCCTGATTATGAGACGTTGCAGGCCATTGGTATTATTCTCGGGGGGAATATGAGTTCAAGGCTCTTCTTATCCCTAAGAGAGGATAAGGGTTTAGCTTATTACGTAAAGACCGGAAATACAGAATATCTCGACACTGGAAATATGTCAACCAGTGCTGGAGTGGATATTAACAGGATTGACTTATCAATCAAGCTCATCATGGATGAATATGAGAGGATTAAGAATGAGGGGGTTGATGAAAAGGAGTTAGTAAAGGCCAAAGAGTATTACAAAGGCAAAATGATCCTTCGGTTAGAGGATTCTAAGGACGTTGCACAGCTCATAGGGATTCATGAGCTTTTATTAAACAGGATAGAAACCCCTGAGGAAGCCATGGAAAAAATGGACAGGGTGACGACAAAAGATATCAAGAGGGTCTGTGAAGATATCTTTAAAAAAGAAAACCTAAAACTTGCTTTGATCGGTCCTTATGATGATAGGGAGAGATTTGAAAAGCTCCTTCAAAGTTAATAATATGCTCATCACTTTTTTTATCTCTTTGAGACCAATTGAATCTGAAAAAAATTAGCTTTTTTTTGATATAAATGGAGGAAGGTTTGGAAGAATATGATGCTATAGTGATAATTGCATCGAGTGAAAAGGACTCAAATATCTACTATGCTTCTGGATTTCTCGCTCCTGATCCCTTTATATTCCTTCAACTCCCTGATAAGAGAAAGATTTTGGTAATGAGCGATCTGGAGATAGAGAGGGCAAAGATACAATCTAAGGCAGATGAGATTTTATCTTCAGCTCACTACATCCAAAAAGCCAGAGAGAAGGGAATAGATTATCCGAGTCTTTTAGATGAGCTCCATGAGGTCCTTTTGGAGCTTCATTTGAAGCATTTGCTTGTGCCGGAAAATTTTCCCATTGGCTATGGAGATTTCTTAAGAAAAAAGGGGTATAAAATTAAGTCTAAAAAAGAGCCATTTTTTGAAGAGCGGCTTATCAAGACAGAAAAAGAAATAGAAATAATCGCACAGGTTTTAAAAAATACTGAAGAGGTCTTTGGATTGGTCGTGGAGGAGATAAAAAAAGCCAGAATTAAAGATAATATTTTATATAGAGGAAAAGAACCTCTTAAATCTGAGGATATAAAAAGATTAATCAACGAGGAGCTCATGAAGAAACAGTGCGTTGCCCAGCATACCATTGTTGCCTGCGGTGATGATGCCTGCAATCCTCACAATATGGGCAGAGGTGTGTTAAAGTCGGATGAAGCCATTGTTATCGATATTTTTCCAAGGTCTATTGAAACAGGCTATTTTGCTGATTTTACAAGGACGATTGTTAAAGGAAAGGCATCAAGGAAACTAAAAAAGCTGTATGATACGGTTTTTAAAGCGCAAGAGAGGGCCTTAAAACTTATAAAAGACGGTGCCTTTACAGATAAGATCAATAAAGCTGTCCAGGAGGTCTTTAAAAAAGCGGGGTTTAGGACTGGTGAAATCAATGGAAAGGTTCAGGGTTTTATTCATGGGACAGGTCACGGGGTTGGACTTGATATCCACGAGCTACCCAGAATTGGAAGTATTAGGGATAGACTGAAAGAGGGAAATGTGGTTACTGTGGAACCGGGTCTCTATTATTATGGGATTGGGGGTGTGAGGATCGAAGACCTGGTTGTTGTGAGAAAGGATGGTTGTCAGAATCTAAGTTCTTTTCCTAAGGAGCTCATCATATAGATGAGATTTCTCTTTGAGTTTTAGCTCCTCGCATTTATTATTAACAATAGAGACTTTAAATGAAGAAAATTTTAAAGGAGAGCCTTTTATGGAAAAAACCCTTCAAATCATAAAGACAGCCATGAAAATGGAAGCTGAAGGAGAAGAGTATTATAAGGCTGCTGCTGAAAAGACCAAAGACCCCAAGGGAAAAGCCTTTTTTCTTGTGCTTGCCAAGGATGAAAAGGAACATAAAAAGCTATTTAGCGATATCCATCTCTCTTTAAACGAAGAGAAGAAGTGGATGTCCATTAAAACCCCCCTTACAAAAAGGAGAGTAACACCTTCCTCTATCTTTGATAAAAAAGAAGTAGGAGGGATGAAGGGGGACCCTGATGATATCAAGGCCCTTTTGGTAGCTATTGGGAAGGAGAAGAAAACCATTGATTTTTATAGAAATGCGATGGATGAGATAGAAGACGAGGATGCCAAGAGATTACTTTTAGAATTGATTGATATAGAAGAGGGGCATCTCAATATCCTTAATGGGGAGCTTAATGCTCTCACTGATTCAGGATACTGGTTTGATTTTCCAGAATTTACTGTAGAAGGGATGTAAGAGAAAACATTTAACTTTCTTTGATTTCATTTCCTTATTTCTTTCCTCATTTTCTAAGTTTTTTATTCAAATCATATATTCATCTGTGTTATTATAATTTTTCTTATAAAAGGGAGATATATTCATGTCAAATTTCTTTCTCGCTATTATCTTTGGTTTTGTTGCTGCGCTGGCAAATCTTTTAGGGGGATTGATTGTTTTTAAAAAGGAGTGGAGCCATCTTTTTTTGAGGTATTTTGTGGCATTAGGTGCAGGGTTTATGTTTGCCGCAGTAATCCTGGAGATGATTCCGGAGAGCATTCGACTGACAAAACTTGCCCCCATCCTGATATTACTGGGCTACATAGCGGTTAACTTTATGGAGCATGCCATGTCCCATCATATAGATATTGATGACGCAAAACACGACGGAATCATGTTTCACTCTTCTGTGGGCACATTTGCCTTTGCAGGACTTCTTTTGCACAGTTTTTTTGATGGGGTGGCTATTGGTTCAAGCTTCATCATCAGCACCTCCCTTGGAGTCATTATCTTCATGGCCATGGCTCTCCATAAAATACCAGGGGGCTTTACAGTTGCTTCTATACTCATAGCCTCAGGAAAGAGTAAAGGGAGAGGCTTGGGAGCAGCCGCTGCATTAGGAATCGCGACAATTGTAGGGGTTTTCAGTATTTCGTGGGCTTCTTTTCTGGTAGCATATGGCCTCGCTGTAGCAGCAGGGGTTACGATCCACGTAGCGGCCTCAGACCTCATCCCTGAAATAAACCAGCACAGGGATTTAAAGACATCATCTATGGTATTTTTAGGTATTTTCTTATATTTTATTACCGATCTTTTATTGGAAAAGTTTTTATTATAGATGATTCAATAGAAATAATTTTTCACCTTGACATCTTGTAATATTTATCTATTATTTAACAATGATATAACAGAAAATCCTTATATTTCAAATTGTTAAATTCCTTTCATTTTACTAAATTTTTAGAGGGCTGAGTCATGAAGGCCATTATCTTTTATGAGCATGGCGACATTGATAAGCTCAAATATGAAGATGTGGATACCCCAAGTATATCTCCAAACGAGGTCCTTGTCAGGGTAAAGGCATGTGGTCTTAACCATCTGGATTTACTGATTAGAAGCGGTAATCTGGGATTAGAGATACCTCTTCCCCATATAACCGGTTCAGAGATCGCTGGAGAGGTCGCTCGGGTAGGCTCGGATGTTAAGAATATTAAAGAGGGGGACAGGGTCGTAGTTGATCCGTGGTTTAGGTGCGGGGAGTGTATCAACTGTTTTTCAGGAAGAGACCATTTATGCTCCTCGAGTGATATTATCGGGCTCTTTAGCAATGGAGGTTTTGCAGAGTATGTCAGGGTTTCTTCGAGGAACATTATCCCCTTACCAGAGGGCTTGGACTATAATGATGGTGCTGCCATTACTCTGGCTACCCTTACAGCCTGGCATATGCTTATTAAAAGGGCAAAAGTGAGATTGGGAGAAACCGTTCTTGTTTTGGGAGCAGGGAGTGGTGTGGGAAGTGCGGCTATCCAGATTGCAAAGCTTTGCGGTGCAAATGTGATTGCTGCGGCTGGGTCTGAAGAGAAATTAGAAAAGGCCAAGGAGCTCGGTGCAGCAGAAACGATTAATTATAAAGAGAAAGATTTTTTAAAAGAGGTGATGAGGCTGACCTCAAACAGAGGTGTTGATCTGGTCTTTGAACATATTGGTTCAGATACATGGGAGGGGAGCATGGGGTGTCTAAAAAGAAGAGGAAGGATTGTTACATGCGGAGCCCACAGCGGTGCAACAGTAAATCTCAACCTCTTTCATCTCTTTTTAAACGAGAATACGGTCTTGGGCTCCTATGGAGGAACAAGATCTGAGCTCTTAAGTATCTTGGAGATGGTTAAGAGGGGTGCTCTTAGGCCTGTAATTTATAAGACGTTCCCTCTTAAAGAAACAAAAAAAGCCCAAAAGATCATGGAGGAGAGAAAGCAGTTTGGTAAAATCATCATTAATCCATAGAAAGAAGGTATGATGAAAAACATTATTATCATAGGTTCAGGCCCAGCCGGTCTTACAGCAGCCCTTTATACCTCCAGAGCAATGCTTGAGCCACTGGTTATAAGCGGCCTTGAGCCAGGAGGACAGCTTACAACGACAACTCAGGTTGATAACTATCCCGGCTTTCCAGAAGGAGTCTTAGGCCCTGATCTCATGGAAAATATGAGAAAGCAGGCAGAGCGTTTTGGGACAGAATTTGTAAATGGTGCAGCCACAAAGGTCGATTTATCATCCATGCCATTTAAGTTATGGGTAGAAGATAAGCTTTTTGAAAGCAAATGCTTCATTATTGCCTCAGGCGCCTCTTCAAGGCTTCTTGGTCTTGAGTCAGAAAAGAGATTAATGGGGAAAGGTGTCTCGACATGTGCCACGTGTGATGGTTTTTTCTTTAAAGGTAAGGAGCTGGTTGTTGTAGGAGGAGGGGATTCTGCAATGGAGGAATCTCTCTTTCTGACAAAATTTGCAACCAAGGTTAATGTTGCGCACAGAAGGAACGAACTCAGGGCCTCTAAGATAATGCAGCAAAAGGCTTTTGACAATGAAAAGATTGACTTTATATGGTCCAGTGTGGTGGAGGATATCTTAGGGACGGATGAAGGGGCTGTTAGGGGAGTGAAAATAAAAAATGTTGATACAGGAGAGATTTTCGAAAAGGAGTGTGAGGGGGTATTCATTGCCATAGGCCATATTCCAAATACCCAGTTATTCAAAGGTCAGCTGGAGATGGATGAGAAGGGTTATATTTTTACAAAGAATGGCACAAAGACCAGTGTTCCCGGTGTATTTGTAGCTGGAGATGTTCAGGACCCTAAATACAGGCAGGCAGTGACTGCTGCTGGATCTGGTTGTATGGCTGCTATGGATGCAGAGAAGCATCTTGAAGAATTGCATGCAACCAAAAGCTAGAATATCTTTGGCCTTAAAATTCAAGGAACTCCTTTAATTTTTTAGAAAAGGGAAATCGATTATGGAAAAAAAGAAGGTTATTTGTTGTGTTTGTGGAGAATTGAAGGAGCTAAAGGGTATCATGTGCGAAACATGTGCTGATAGGATAAGGGAAGATGCAAGGGGGGGGAAGCGCAAAGAAAAGAAGGATGCAAAAAAAGAGATAAGGAGAGAGGGGATTCCTCCCAAGGATGATTAGTCCTTTAAATTCTAAGCCATTTACTCTTTCATGTTATTAAAGTTCGCCATCATATTATTGATGTTTCTCATTGTAGGGGCAATCGTTGGAACAATAATCTTGCTCGCCTCTATTTTGGGTCCAAAAAGAATGACTCCTACCAAGGCAAAACCCTTTGAGTGCGGTCACGAACCCATTGTCCAGCCTGAGGGGAGATTCTCCATTAAGTTCTTCATTATTGCCCTCCTTTTTGTCATCTTTGATATAGAGATATTCTATCTTTATCCATGGGCTGTTATCTTTAAAGAGCTAGGCTTTATAGGTTTTGTTGAGATGTTCATCTTTCTCTTTGTCTTGATCGCAGGATTTGTCTATTTATGGAAAAGAGGGGCTTTAGAATGGGAGTAGAGAAGACTTTGGATAAAAACATCATCTTATCGAAGCTTGATAGGGTGCTAGGTTGGGCAAGGAAATATTCTATCTTTCAGTATCCCTTTGTTACGGCATGCTGTGGCATGGAATATATGTCTGTTGCTTGCTCGCACTTTGATATCGATAGATTTGGAGCAGGTTTTCCTCGATTTTCCCCAAGACAGGCCGACCTTTTAATGGTTGTTGGTACGATAAGTCACAAGATAGCTCCTATTCTAAGAACCGTCTATGAACAGATGTGTGAGCCAAAATGGGTGATTGCTTTTGGGGTTTGCACATGTACCGGTGGATTCTATAACAATTATGCTACGGTTCAGGGAATCGATACGATTATTCCTGTAGATGTCTATATCCCAGGTTGTCCCCCAAGGCCAGAGACAGTATTGGATGGACTCATAAAGCTTCAGGAAAAGATTCAGAATCAAAAACAGGAGATTTAAGATTGAAAGAAGAGGGTTCTGTCTTTGAAAAAATAAAAGAGAAATTTCCTGAAGGTTTTATCAGCCGACACTCTTTTCGTGGTGATGATACGTTAATCATTCATAGAGAATATCTCTACAGAATCGCTGAATTTTTAAAAGAGAGTGAAGAGTTTCGATTTAATATCTTAATGGATCTAACAGCTGTTGATTATCTTGGGAGGGGTTATCGATTTGAAGTTGTCTATCATCTCTATTCCATGGATTTTAATAAAAGGGTTAGGTTAAAGGTTCCTCTCCTGGAGAGAGAAGCGGTTGTTGATTCCCTTGTACCCCTTTGGTCGTGCGCTAATTGGTATGAAAGAGAGGTCTGGGATATGTTCGGGATCAGATTTAATGGACACCCTAATCTAAAAAGAATCCTCCTTTATGAAGAGTTTAAGGGTCATCCTCTAAGAAAGGATTACCCCATTGATAAGAGACAGCCCCTCATTGGTCCAGGGAGTAAGGAAGATATAAACAGAAAATGATGAAAAGATTATGGAAACAACAACTAAAGAATTAAAAACCAAGCATATGTTTCTCAATATGGGCCCGGCCCATCCAGCCATGCATGGGATTATAAAGATAGTATTGGAGCTGGACGGCGAGACAGTAATCAATGCTGATATAGATATCGGGTATTTACACAGGTGTTTTGAGAAGCACTGTGAAAATGGAAACTATATGCAGGCTATCCCTTATACGGATAGGTTGAATTATGTTTCACCCCTTATCAATAATGTGGGATATGTCATGGCAGTTGAGAAACTCTTTGGAATTGAGGTTCCAAAGAGATGTCAATATATCAGAGTTATCATGAGTGAGATATCGAGAATTACAGATCACCTGACCTGTATCGGAGCTTCT
It encodes the following:
- a CDS encoding FRG domain-containing protein, producing the protein MSIEKKKFNNSEKAIRFLENLAFSNDNYIFRGHPSSKYRLQTTYYRHTLKYYSEEYRTTINIDFDINTIIDKFRTGLVRNDIPIPFDEVEFRENQDWLEYARHYGVPIPCLDFTYSPYIALFFAFNELHISHKEKGIEKYVVVYALNLNSLSFWWCKLDLEKLKRRLNKESKELTKKDYDRNLRDCLNAFLNPNLERKLGHRFPENEIIFIPYPSRYNKRMQKQAGALLYDTLNHKSYDCEDLEGVLENIKETPEVLPDRSEKISNTLTKIFINKKCAKDVFQRLELMEINGGKLFQDENGVRMDVVNTFHYSPKTSYLRDISLYKY
- a CDS encoding HNH endonuclease translates to MVFSENIKKEVREKSAFQCCICQSVIPDVHHIIPQEEGGSDTIDNAAPLCPNCHRQLGNNPDHRKVIIQARDWWYKVCEKRFSNDSETFEMIREIHKMLQNVQLTNTELDDLKKILKDMNDKNIDNLTDKTKFVTASKVVKASTWSQEESDDDFTYSTYCKRCGYQAFGWRHRSEKCPDCGNIIE
- a CDS encoding DCC1-like thiol-disulfide oxidoreductase family protein, with protein sequence MNKKPIIIFDGICKLCNFAIDFILKRDQKKVFIFLPNQVMAGKKILERFEIKDLEVKSVYLIEDNEIYHQSTAILRILKRLSFPWNLGYVFIVIPRPIRDFIYNIIAKNRYQWFGKRDVCRVLSEEEKGRFLL
- the cysK gene encoding cysteine synthase A, with translation MGRIFNDITETIGRTPLVRLNRITKDIEATIVAKLEFFNPLHSVKDRIGVSMIERAERDGYINKDTVIIEPTSGNTGVALAFVAAAKGYRLILTMPETMTIERRKILRALGAELVLTPGPEGMPGAIKKAEELQKEYPHSFMPQQFKNPANPEIHRKTTAEEIWNDTDGKVDIFVSGVGTGGTITGVSEVIKKRKPSFKAIAVEPEASPVLSGGKPSPHKIQGIGAGFVPDVLNRDMIDEIIQVSNDNAFEMAKRLAKEEGIFAGISSGAILWAALEVAKRGENKGKLIVFVVCDTGERYLSTPIAEEA
- a CDS encoding SDR family NAD(P)-dependent oxidoreductase: MDLKDKVALITGSSRGLGKGVALALSREGTKVVINYHRDDGPAKGVVEKIKRDGGEAISIKANVTRPEEVERLISEIKSKYGRLDILINNVGHFLFKKVTDLSIDEWKSSLESNLNSVFYCTKYALPLMVEGGWGRIINIAFARGDLIYAKPMTTPYAIAKAGVILFTKSIAKEVFDKGITVNVISPGTIDKREKEGDKLENIPKDLSPDSLVKPSEIAETILFLISDKASKITGANITVSGSWNL
- a CDS encoding pitrilysin family protein: MYKKDTFDNRLRFITIPMKNTSAVTVLIFVGAGSRYENRRTSGLSHFLEHMFFKGGKKYPDTKAVSEVIDSVGGDFNAFTSKEFVGYYVKVASKHIDLAMDVLSDMLIEAKFEANEVEKEGGVIIEELNMYQDMPVYLVGNDYERLIFGDQPLGWDVIGRVESIKGLKREDFLQYKKDLYTPDNIVLTIAGDFKYDELKKKVERYFKFKDGKKSYSFEKFDKEKIGGRVFLRKKDTEQVHLILGVESYPLDHPDYETLQAIGIILGGNMSSRLFLSLREDKGLAYYVKTGNTEYLDTGNMSTSAGVDINRIDLSIKLIMDEYERIKNEGVDEKELVKAKEYYKGKMILRLEDSKDVAQLIGIHELLLNRIETPEEAMEKMDRVTTKDIKRVCEDIFKKENLKLALIGPYDDRERFEKLLQS